The Rufibacter sp. DG15C region TAGCCGTTTTTGGCCTAATTCTCAGAAATGAGGCGAAAATCACATTGGCTTAGGTGTTATTAATGAATTATATGAAGTCTAGTTTTAGCTACAAGTAAGAAACAAATTACTTGACAATTCTTTGGATTGCAATCACTAGCGTTTTGGCAAGCGGGTTTGTAGGTGCATCTACAAATTTTATAAATGGATATGTAAGCCCTACCTATTACCGAAATATAATGGGCTGGGATTTCGAGGGAATTTGGGCCGCTAGTGTAGCACAAGGAATTTTTGAGGGGCTATTATATGGAATAGTTTTCACACTTATTTTCATTTTGACTATTAGTTTAGTCACAAAAGGCCAAGCGACTTTCAGGTTTGGGGCAAGCCACTTGTTAAGAATTATGGGCTTTGTGTATCTATCTTGGGTTATTGGTGGATTAATTGCAATCGGATTAGCGACATTAAGCCCTGATTTTTATACAAGAACATTCATAAATGTACCAGAAGACTTTGGACTAATGATCGGATATGCATGGGTTGGCGGTTCTATTTGGGGAGCTCTGTTTGGAGGACTCTTTGGGACAGTGCTAGGCGCGTTTAGTGTATGGACAAACTGGAAATCCTTGGAAGTTAATAGTGTCTGAGTTATGAAAAAACTGCTATCTCTGTTATTGACTCCTTTGTTTCTAATGTCTTTTAAGACAGACAAGCCCGCTTATAGGCTATTCACTAGCAAGGGCAAGTCTATCACGTATGAGAAGATGCTGAAGGAGCTGGCGAAGGCGGACGTGGTCTTCTTCGGGGAACAGCATAATGACCCTATTGCCCATTGGTTGCAACTGGAACTGGCCCAAGACCTGCACCTGCTCCATAAAGGCAACTTGGTCATTGGTGCCGAAATGTGGGAAACCGACACCCAGTCCGCGGTAGACTCCTTTCTATTGGACCAATTAGCAGAACCTGCCTTTCTGGAGAGAAGCCGTGCCTGGCCAAACTTCGCTACCGACTATAAACCTATTCTTGCCTTCGCGAAGGAGCATCAAATCAAAGTGATTGCCACCAACGCCCCGCGCAGACTAGCCCGAGTAGTGGCTAGAGAAGGACTGAAAGGCTTAGATGCTCAGCCGCAAACAGAAAAACAATGGTTGGCGCTGTTGCCACTTATTGTAGACATGGAACTGCCGGGCTATAAGAAAATGCGCGGCATGTTTGGCGATTCGCACGGCGCCTCGGCCTCGGCTAGCCAGATTATTGAAGCCCAAGCTCTAAAAGACGTGACTATGGCTCAGTTTATCCACCAGAACCTGAAACAGGGTCAGCGCTTTCTGCACCTCAACGGCTCTTATCACTCAGACCACCACGAAGGCATTCTCTGGTATTTGAAACGACTTCGGCCGGAGTTAAAGGTGATGACTATTTCCACCGTTTCGCAAGGGCAGTTAGACAAGCTGGAGAAGGACCATCTGTCAAGAGCTGACATTGTTTTAGCTGTGCCTACCACTATGACAAAGACTTATTAATGTGCTAATAACTTAATGTGCTGAAGTGCTATTGAAGAATTTGAGAATGAGCAGATTTGAGAATGTGAAAATGTAGTCAAGTTGTCGTTTTTAGCCTGATTTCCAGAAAACAGCCCAAAAACAAAAGGCCTGCTCATAGAGCAGGCCTTTTGACTATAAAAGAAAGGAATGTTATGCAGAGAAGGAGCTTCCGCAACCGCAGGTGCTTTTGGCTTGAGGGTTATTGAAGACAAATCCGCGGGCGTTCAAGCCGTCCTGGAAGTCTACCTCCATGCCTAGCACATACATAGCGTGCTTCTTGTCCATGATTAACTGAACACCGTCCAGCTGGAAAATCTCGTCGGCGTCTTTGGGCTTGTCAAAACCCAGCAAGTACGACATGCCTGAGCAACCGCCGCCTTGTACCCCAATCCGGAGACCGTACTCGGCCGGAACGTTCTTATCTTTCAAAATCACTTTCACCTCTGCCAATGCGCGTTCGGTGAGTGAAATAGGAGCTGTTTTTACAGTTGTGCTTTCCATAGTAAATTGGCTTATGCGTGGCAAAGGTACTAAAAACTAGGCTGTTTTTATAAATCAGCGCTATACTATAAGTAACCTGAAAACCGGTAAAATGATTCAGTAAAACGTTCTTCGTTTTTTAACGATATTTACACCACAAACCTTCGCCAAATCTATGACTTTAGATACCTCATCCTTGCTGTTGCTTCTTGCCCTAAGCCTCATTC contains the following coding sequences:
- a CDS encoding ChaN family lipoprotein, which gives rise to MKKLLSLLLTPLFLMSFKTDKPAYRLFTSKGKSITYEKMLKELAKADVVFFGEQHNDPIAHWLQLELAQDLHLLHKGNLVIGAEMWETDTQSAVDSFLLDQLAEPAFLERSRAWPNFATDYKPILAFAKEHQIKVIATNAPRRLARVVAREGLKGLDAQPQTEKQWLALLPLIVDMELPGYKKMRGMFGDSHGASASASQIIEAQALKDVTMAQFIHQNLKQGQRFLHLNGSYHSDHHEGILWYLKRLRPELKVMTISTVSQGQLDKLEKDHLSRADIVLAVPTTMTKTY
- a CDS encoding iron-sulfur cluster assembly accessory protein, whose protein sequence is MESTTVKTAPISLTERALAEVKVILKDKNVPAEYGLRIGVQGGGCSGMSYLLGFDKPKDADEIFQLDGVQLIMDKKHAMYVLGMEVDFQDGLNARGFVFNNPQAKSTCGCGSSFSA